In Pseudomonadota bacterium, the genomic window GCCGACATCAGCGCCCAGCGCTCCGCCCGCGAGCTTGTTCACCGTAAACGCCAGCAGTCCAGCCAGTGCCATCGCCGGATAGTCCGAGCGGCGGGCTTTGAACAACACGCCGAAAGCCACTCCGACCAGCACGATGGAAGGCCAGGTGAACCAGGGTGAAGACACGGGATCCACCACCACCGTCAGCTGAGTGAAGCCCAGCAGGTTCATCAGCTGGGTCGCCATCACCACGCCCAAAGCCAGCTTGACCAGCCCTACCACCGCCCCGGCGAAACGCGCGGTGCCGGACGCCAGATGTCGAGTCGACAGCTCCGTGATCGCCATGGTCAGTGACAGTCCGGGCATCAGCACAATCAGCGCGCCGACGACAATATGCGGGACGTTCGAACCGCCGAGCCAGGTTGCACAGACATAGGCGAGCACCGTCACCACAAACGCAGCGATCGGTTCAAAGCTGCCCAGCTCGAGCAGGCGAGCGCTGCGAAGACTGAAAAAGCCGGTCAGCACCGCCAGCCCGGCGGCCAGACCGATGTCGACCCAGTTGCCGCCCAGCAGGCCGGCCACGGTCATGCCGACGATCCCCCAGGCGGTCAGGACGGGCAGTGGTGATGCGGGCACCGGCAGCGCAATCTGCTTGAGCTCTGCGGCACCGTCGGCGACGCTGAGACTCCCGTCTGCCACCGCTTCGCTCACCGCGTCCACGGCACACAGGCGTCCCAGATCGTCCTCACCCGGATTGAGGCGCAGCAGCTGAGTCGGCAGCAGGACGTCGTCAGGGTCGGCGCCAACCTCGCGAAAGGTCAGGAACATGCTGGTTGGCGACGAGAACACCTCCACCTCGAGACCGAGCCGCTCACCGACGCTTTTAACAGCGCCCTCAAGACGGTGCGCACCGGCGCCGTATTCGTGGAGCCGCTGGGCCATGAGGCGCACAAAGCGAACCGAGGCGGTGGGCTGATCGGTCACGTGCGGTCAGATCTCGGGTCGGTGACGGTGATCGCCACCTCGCGTCCGAGCATGGCCGCCGCTCGGTACGCGTAAGTTATGCCCCGGCTTTTGCTGAACTCCTCCAGCGCGCGGTGCTCGTGATCGCGCCAGCCCGCAAAACCCATGTAGTCGTCAAAGACGATCACCGTGCCTTCCCGCAGCAGCGGCGCAAAGGCGTTCAGCACCGTCAGCGTCGAGCTGTAGAGGTCGCAGTCGACGTGCAGCAGGTCCAGTGGCTGGTCCTGGTCGCTGACAAAAGCTGGCAGGGTTTGGTCGAACCAGCCTTTGTAGAGCAAGACGTTGGCGGGTACCTGCGGCAGCTGCCCGCCCGTACTGTAGGCGCCCTCCGGTTCACCGACCTTCCACGCTTCGGGCAGGCCGGCGAAGCTGTCAAAGCCGTGCACCCGGTCCCGGCGGGCAGCCAGCAGGCGAATCGAGCGGCCCCAGAAGACGCCGCACTCCACGCACAGCCCGCCCGTCGGCGCGTTTGCCAGCGCCCAGTCGAGCACGTTTGCCGGAAATGCCAGCCACGCCAGGTCGGGTTGCGGCAGCAGGTGGGCCATGCCGTCCATCGCGTCTGACCAGGGCGGCGACGCGGGACTCGGTGCAGCAAGGGTGGCCGGTGCGGCCGCTGCCTCCACAGCCCAGGCGACCGCCTGGCAAAACGGCGAGGCGTCCAGCCGGCGTGCTGCGTCACGTGCCTCAACCGTGCGCCCGGCCGCCCACAGCAGCAGCACCTCGTAGGCGGCCAGCGCTCCGGAGTCAGGGCTCCGTTGGCGCCAGAACGCCACCAGCTTGGCCGCCTCGCTGAGGTTGCCCAGCGCCAGCAGCGCACGCAGCAACGCCAGGATGTCCCGCTCCTGCCCATATCGTGCGGCCCCCGCGAAGCTGCGCGTGGCGGCGCCGTACCTCCCGGAGCGCCAAAGATCCTGCCCCTGCTGTCGCAGGGCCTGAAGCGTATCGTCCATGGCGGCGGATTCTAACCGGTTCAGGCTATAGATCAGTGCGCTGTCCCGCAAATAACTTGCGTTCAGAGCGTTGAGGACGCGCCAGGGCAAGGCGCGTGGCGCCGGCAATGGCCGTAGCCCTTGCCAAGCCATGCAACGCGGCCATGGTGCGTCCTCAACGCTCCCGCAGGGCCCATCCCACAACGGCTGTGGGGGCGTTACGAACCTTGGCCATGGAATGACCATGGCGCTGCGGCTCGTGCCTTCCCACAGCCGTTCTGGGACGGGCTGAAGCGAAAGTTATTTGCGGGACAGCGCACTAGTCTTCAAGAAGCTCGCGCAGGCTCTGCGCGACCCGCTCCATGACCTCGGCCATCTGTTCGACCTCCCCCGGGCTGCAAACGCCGAGCATGTGGCTGACCACCGCCTGCTGCACCGGCCGGCTGCGCGCGACGAGCGCCTCTCCCTCATCGGTGAGAAACAGCTCCTTTACCCGGCCGTCGGTGGCGCAGGGCCGGCGGCTGACCAGGCCGTCGCGCTCGAGATCGCGCAGCAGCATGCTCACGTTGCTGCGGGCCACGAGCAGCCGATCCGCCAGCCGCTGCTGCGTCAGGCCCGGGCGGCGGGCGATGTTCATCAGCACGTCATTTTTGGGGATGGAAAGCTGCAGCGGTGCGAGCGCGCGCGTCAGTGCCTTCTCACAGAGCGCGTAGGTCTTCACGACGCTCAGCCAGGCGGCAAAATCATCGCGATGTGGATCGGGTTGCATTTCGTTCATACCTGAACTATATTGTTCGTGTCTGAACAAACTGTAACAGGTAAACACCATGGCAACCAGGATTCCTGGCACCCTTGCACCACCAACCAAGCCGCAGCTGCTGCTCGAATCCCGAGCCGCGCTCGACGTGCTTCGCATGATGCCGGTCCTGGCCGGGGCGCGCCTGAGCGCTCCAAAAGACAATGCCGAGCAGCCGATTATGGTGATTCCGGGGTTCGGCTCCGGCGACAGCTATACCCGGCCGCTAAGATACTTCCTTACACGCCTGGGCTATCCCGCCGTCGGCTGGGGGCTGGGCAGAAATCTGGGCGGGCTCGATGTGGATCATCAGCAGTCCGACGTATCGGAGCGCTGGGACATGCCGCGGCTCGAACCCTACCGCCGTGAAGCTGGCGTGCCGTACGTGATCGACCGGCTGGTTGAGCGGGTGACCGAGTTTCAGCAGGAGTTCGACAGGCCCGTCACCCTGATCGGCTGGAGCCTCGGTGGCTTTATGGCGCGGGAGGTTGCGCGAGATTTTCCTGAGCTGATCGACCAGGTGATCACCATGGGGTCACCGACGGTCGGCGGCCCAAAGTATACGGCCGCCGCTGACTGGTTTCGCCAGCGCAAAATCAATCTGGACTGGATCGAGCGGGAAACCGCCAAGCGGGAGTCAACGCCGATCTCGGTCCCGATCACGGCGATTGTCAGCCGCAGCGACGCCATCGTCGGCTGGGGCGCCGCGCAGGATCAAACCAGCCCGAGTGTCCGGCATATTGAGGTCTCTGCCTCACACCTCGGGATGGGCTTCAACCCCACCATCTGGCGCCACATCCGCGAAGCGCTCGCGCGGCGCGGGGGTGACAGCGCGGAGCGACAGGCCGCCTAGCCCGATTCACGCGGCCGCTCCTGTGGCCGCGGTGGGTCTTCCGGCCCAAGATCCCGTAGAGCGAGGGGTCTTGTGTCCGCGTGCACAGCGTGCGTTGATAGGGGCTCGACCGAACGCCCCTATTGAGACCATGGCAAAAATTATGGTTTTCCAGCACGTGGCGGCCGAACCGCTGGGCACGCTGGATGCGCTGATTCGAGCCCGCGGGCATCGGATTCGCTTCGTCAACTTCGAACGGGACCCCGCCGCCACCGTCGACGTCACCCGCTATGACGGACTGATTGTCCTCGGCGGGCCGATGATGGTGGCTGATCGGCACCGCCTGCCCCACCTCCAGACCGAGATTAGCGCCATCAGCGACGCCCTCGATGCGGAGCTGCCGGTGCTGGGAATCTGTCTTGGCGCCCAGCTCCTGGCGCATGCGCTCGGGGCCAGCGTCGGCCCGCTGCCGCGGCCGGAAATCGGCTGGTACCCGCTGTCCCCAACCGCCGAAACTGCCGGGGACCCGGTGCTCGGCTCGCTGGACCAAACCTCGCCGATCTTCCAATGGCACGGTCATGGCTTTGACCTCCCCCGGGACGCGGTCCATCTGGCCAGCACCCCCGATTGCCCCAACCAGGCCTTTCGCTACGGCAACGCGTACGGATTCCAGTTTCATCTGGAAATGGATCGAGCCCTGATCCATCGCTGGCTGCACCTGCCGGCCTACCAAGCGGAGCTCAAGCACGCGGCGGTGGGCGGGGTTGACCAGATTCAGGCGGATACCGAGCGCCACCTCAACGGCATGAACGCGATGGCGGACACGGTATTCAACCCGCTGCTCGATCGGTTTGGTCCGCCCCGGCCGCGGGTCTCGCTGCCGTCGCGCTAGCTAGTGTCCTGTTTGAACAGTTCGTTGCGTTTCAGAGCCCCGTTGGGCGCCAAGAACAAGGCGCATCGCGCCGCCAATGGCCGACGCCCTTGGCAAGCGATGCAACACGGTTATTGGCGCCCAAGGGGGCTCCCTTCGGGCGCGACCCACAAGGCCTGGAGCGGCGTTGCGAGCCTTGGCCAGGGAACCACCCTGGCCGGCGGCTCGCGCCTGACTCCAGGGCCTTGTGGACACGCGCTGAAATACAACGAACTGTTCAAACAGGACACTAGTCCTGTCGGACTGCTTCAGCCTGAGAAAGCGAGCAGCCGGCAGACTTCCTCGTGCAGCAGCCCGTTGGTGGCCAACACGGAGGTGGAATCGACGGTGATCGGGCCACCGCCCAGCTCAGTCATGGTGCCCCCAGCCGCTTCGACCACAACCTTGAGCGCCGCAATATCTAGAATGTTGACGTCCGACTCAACCACCACATCGATACGCCCTGCCGCCAGCAGGTGGTAGTGATAAAAATCGCCGTAGCCGCGAATTCGATCGGTTCGGCCGATCAAGGTGGCCAGCGCCGGCCACGCGTCGCTGGCGGCCAGGGACTTGAGGTTGCCGGTCGAAACGGTCGCCCGGCTGAGCTCATCGATGGTGCTGACCGCTAGCGGCTCCCCGTTCAGCCACGCCCCCTGACCGGCCACACCCCAGGCGCGCTCTTCAAACAACGGCGCGTTGGATACGCCGACCACCAGCTCGTCGGATTCTGCCAGGGCAATCTGAGTCGAGAGAAAAGGATAGCCGCGCACAAAGCTCTTGGTGCCGTCGATGGGATCGATCAGCCACAGGCTGTTGCTGCCCTGATTGCCCTGCCGGCCGGTCTCCTCACCAAAAAACCCATGGTCCGGGAAGGCGTCCGCAATGATCGAATAGATGGCCTTTTCGCAGGCCACATCCGCTTCAGTGACCGGGCTCAGGTCAGCCTTGTGCCGCACCGCAAGGCCTTTTCGGTAGCTGTCGCGGATGATCGCTTCGGCCGCGTCGGCGGCGCGGATCGCGCACGCGAGCCGGGGGTCTTCAACGTTCATGAACTCATTTCCTTTGTCTTAGGCTGGAACCCCGTTGGGTCTCAGGTTCCCGAGGTAGGCTTCAGCGGCACCAGCGGGCCAAAAATTTCCAGCCGAACTTCACCCGACGGTTCGGTGCGGCCCAGATAACTCAGCGCCCGCCGCAGCGCGACATCGCCGCTGCGCGCTGACACCAGCGCTCGAACCCGATAGGCGCGATTAGCGATAGAAACCTCACCGGCCAGCGCCAGGGGCCCGCCTTCGTCCGCCAGCGTGCCGCTGATGCGTCCATTGCTGTCGGTGGTCCAGGACAGCAGCAGATCACCGAGGGCGCTGCGCTGGTCGACGCTGACCACCGCGTCGCGCCATCGCGCGGTGCCGTCCAGCGCCACCAGCCAGCCTTCGCTGTCGACCATCGCCCGATCGATCTTTAGATCAACCGTACCGGCCAACCGCAGCGCCGGCTGATTGATAATCTGCTGCAGCCATAGCGCCGGCAGCGTGATCTGGGCGCCGCTGATCAGCATCGTGCCGTCAAAATTTCGCTGCAGCACAAGCTGCCCGCGGAGCGGAGGTCCTTCAAGCTCGAGCTCCAGCCGCGGTCGAAATGCAAGCAGCGGCAGGATGGCGACACGCCACCGAACCGCTCCGGCCGGCCAGCGATCCCAGCTCGTCTGGACCGCCCGACCCTGCCAGAGCGATCCGCTTACGCCGCTTAGTGCCAGCGGCGGCAGCTGGCTGGACAGCAGCCGGGGGGCGAGCGACGCGGGGAGTTGAATCGCCAGCGCAAGCAGCAGCAGGGCGGCCACCCCGACTGCCCCCGCCAGCCAGCGACGCCTCATTCGCCCAGCGGTTCGGCCAGCAGCAGGCGAACGTTGACCACGCCGGCAATGCCGGCCTGATCGATGCTGGCCTCGGCTACCGACACGCTATGCCGCTTCTGCAGCACGATCAGCCACCGCAGCATGGCGTCAAAGGGCGCGTTTTCGAGCCACACCCGCAGCTCTCCGCCGGCGCCCGGTTCGGCGCGACGCCAGGATTGACCCAGGCCTGCACCGCGGGCTGAACTCTCAGCGAGCGCCAGCAGCGACTGCCCACCGCGGCTCACAGGCTGCGCGGCGTCACCCAGCCGCTGAATCTCGGCCGCCGCCGCCCGCATCCACGGCAGGTCGTCACTGAGCTGCGTGACGCTGCTGCTCAACGTCTGGCGCTGCTGCGTGAGGGGCCGCCAGGCGGCCAGCCAGATCACGAACACCGCCAGCATGATGCCCGCCAGCCAGACCAGCTTTTTCTCGCGGGCGTTCATTGTCGCTGGTCCCCGCCGATGCGCATCCGGACCCGCGTGCCGTCGACCACCGTCTCGCTAGACTCGATCACCACCGGCACCGGCGCCTGGCTGCTGATCTGCTGGCGCAGGTTTTCGACCTGGTCCAGCGACCCGGCCGTCAGATCCAGCACCATGCCGTCCGAACGAAAGTTGATGGAGGCGAGCTCTACGCGGTCACCCGCTACCAGCGCGGGTCCGACGATTTCGAGCAGATAAAGAAAGCCGTCCTCGGCGGCACCGCGCGCGCCCTGCAGCCGACCCAGGGCAGCACTCAGCTGGGAGCGATAGTCACTGCCGGGCGCTACCTGATCCAGCGCGGACCCGGCAACCTCGCCAGCGACGCCCTGCAGGGCCTGAAGCTGCTCGGACAGCGCCCGTACCTCGAGGTAGCGGTTGGCGAGCAGCAACACGCCCGCTGCGGCTCCGGCGATCGCAGCCCAGCGCCACAGTCCGCCGATCCTCGCCGCTACATCGCCGCGTCCCTGCCACTGCCCCTGCAGCAGATTGAGTTCGGGTGCGGAGATGGCCGCCGCCTGATCGTTCGGCCAGCGGCCCAGCTCAAGCGGCTGACGCGTCAGGCCCGGCGCGCCGGACCAGCGGCCGCCGGGATCCGCCACCTGAACCTTTGCGAGATCGGGCTGCAGGGACAGCAGCACGTCGAGATCGCTTAAGTTCGCCTCAAACGCCTGCGCCGCGCCGACCCGAACGAGGGCGCGATCGTCTTCGAGCAGCACGTTGGCCTGGTCTTCGGCGGTCGGTGTTGGCAGCAGCAGCGGTTCGGGAAGCAGCACGTCGGGGCTCAGGCCGGCCTCCGCCAGCGCGTCCATCCAGCCGGTCATACGATCGCGGGCCACCGCGGCGGCGAGCCAGGTGCCGCTATCCAGCTTTGCCCCGAGCGCAAAATGGTAGTGATCAACGTCTTCGACCAGCTGCTCTTCCAGCGCAAACGGCAGCGCCTGACGCAGCCGCTGACGACTGCCTGCAGGCAGCACAACGCGCGCAATCGTGACGTCCCGCCCAGGGACCAGCACCAGCAGCGGCGCACGACCCTGCTCGGGCAGCGTGCTTAGCGGCCCCTGCCCGGCACCGTGCTGGGGATGCCACCAGCGCGGCGATTCACCGGCCAGGGACAGGATGATTTGATCAGCCGCCAAGAATCATCCTCGCGGCGGGCGCTTTGCTGGGTTGATGCATGGTGCTCAGTTTACCCCGACTGCTGCGCCGCCACCGCATACCCGCGGCTATAGCGTTCGGGCGCGCGCCAGCGAACCGTAAACCGATTGCCCAGCTGAACGATCAGGCTCTGAAAGCGCCGCGTTCGTCCGTCGATCTCGATGAGGCCGCGCGCCAGAAAGTGTTGGCTGTCCAGGCTCAGAAGTTGCTGCTGAAAATAGGTGATAAGGGTTTGCTGGAAGGGCCGTACCTCCGGGTGATTGAGGAACGCGTTGATCGACTCAAAATTGGCGCGGCCATTTTGAAACAGCGACTCTGCCACCGGCCGGGTGATCAGGGCATCGATGGACATCAGCACCGGCACGGTGGCGGTATTGACGTTGATCGGCGTCACCTGAGAGGCCGCGGGCAAAACGCTGACGTGAGGCTCGAGCGCGTCGAACACCGGCGGGGTCACGCCGTCGATCAGGCGCAGCTCAGATAGATCCACAAAAGGGGCGTTGGCGGCGCGATACGGCGGCTGACGGCGGCCATAGCTGTCGTCTTCCGCGCCGTCCCGCTCGTTGGTACTGTCAGCGTCGATCCAGTCGACGCAGCGCCGCGCGATCGCCGGATCGAGCGCCAGCGCCGTCAGCAGCCGCTCGAACTGCGCGATCCTCGCCGACTGGCGAACGCCGTCCAGCACCAGATTGTTGAGATTGAAGCGGCCGTCCAGGTCCGTCATGCGACCGGTCAGGCGCCCTTCGTCCAGCGTGATGACGGGCAGTTCGCTCGCCCAGGGCTCGACGTAAGAGTCGCGCCCGGCGGACTCTTGAGCGTCCAGGCGCAGCGCCTCGATGGCCCAAAGTTCGAGCCCCCGAGCGTATTGATAGCCTCGCTCCACGGCCAGCAGATTGCCCGTACGTCGGATGTCTAGCTGCATGCGCTGCGCCATGGAGACAGCGATGATCGACGCCAGCGAAACAATCAGCAGCGCCGTCACCAGAGCAACACCACGCTGGCCGGTCACCGCCGCACACCCGCGACGGTATCCAGGGCAAACACTCGGGTGATCGCGCCAAATTGTGGGTGCTCCAGCTCCACGCGCAGCGCGTCGGGCAGCGCCGGCGCGGGCCCGCCATTGGCCGGCGGCCAAACGTCGAGCCAGCGGCCGTTACGGTGATACGTGATCGACAGCCGCTCCAGCCCGTCCAGGAGCTCCCGTTCGTTAACCGGCGTGGCCGCCGAGCGATCGAGGCTCGCCCACTGCAGCCGCGTCAGGGTGCCGCGCTGCCAGCGATACTCCACCCTTTGCAGGCTGGATCGTGGCGCTGCCGCCGGGTTGGCCCAGCCGGCTCGCGTCAGCGCGATGGCGCGACGCGTCCCGAGCAGTGAGGGCACCGGATCGCCGTATTGGTCTCGCACCGGGCGAGCCACCGGGTAACGGAAGTCCTGTTCGATCAGGCGGATCGCGCGCTGCAGGTCCGCCCGCTGCTGAGCACTTTCCTCAAGCGCCTCGCCGGCGCGCAGGGAGCCGCCTAACCCCCCGTAGGCCATCACCGACAGGGTGGCGAACACCGCCAGCGCGACCACCAGCTCCAGCAGCGTGAAGCCATCGGACGCTGGGCGAGGAGCAAAGGTCCTCATGGGCCCGCCACCGCGCCCACGGCGCTCGGCGCGGGGCCCGCGACCGCCTGGGGCATGAAGCCAGACAGCGAGACCACCTGCTGCTGGCGCCGCGAGTCGGCAAACACGGCGACGTCCAGCCGCAGAATCGAGTCGACTTCGGTCTGCGCAACGTTCATCTCCCAGTACCAGCGCTGGCGCCCCATCGTGGTCTGGCCCTGACGTCGGCCGACGTTGAGACCGGTCGGCTCAAGCCGGGCCAGCTCGATCGTATTGCTCGCTACCCAGCCGGCGAGCGTCAGCTCGTCCAGGGCCATCGCGGACTGAGCGTGCTGGACGCCCAGCCGGGAAATCGCTGCAAGGCCCACGGACACCACGACGAGCGCGACGAGCACTTCGAGCAGGGTAAAACCCCGCTGACTAGCCGGCATCGTCGGGGACCAGTCTGCCGCGATCGTCGATGGTCACGAGCATCCGGACGGCGTCTGCCACAACGGCCGCGCTGAACTCACTGATTTCGCCCGCCGAATCACAGACCACCTCCGGCACGTCGGCCAGCTCCGAGCGCGCCTGCGGCAGCGATACCTCCAGCGTCAGCGGGGGCTTCAGCGCCTGGGGCTGGAACAGCTTGTCTTCCCGAGGCACCCAGGCTTCGCCGTCCCACCAGTAGAATTCGTAACCTTCTTCGACCAGCCGAACGCCGCCTTCACGCCCGAGAAGCACCGACTCCTCGCAGTGTTGATTCACCAGGTGGATCAGCAGGCGACGGGCGTCCGCCGCTTTGGCGGCAGGCCCGGCCAGGGAGCTGGACAGCAGCATGACGCCGGCCAGGACGGCCATGATGATCGCGACGACGAGAACCTCAAGGAGGGTAAAGCCGGCCTGCTTTCGTGGCCGAAAGATCATGGTTACTGCTGCCAGTTGCCGATGTCGGCCGCCAGCCCCTCACCGCCCGGCTGGCCGTCCGCGCCCAGGCTGTAGATATCGACCTCGCTGCGGCTGCCCGGGTTGGCGTAACCGTAGTCGTTGCCCCAGGGGTCTTTGGGCAGCCGCTTGAGGTATCCCCCCTGCTTGTAGTTTCGGGGCTCAGGGTAGCCGCCGGGCGCACTGACCAGAGCCTGCAGGCCCTGCTGAGTGCTGGGATAAAATGTGTTGTTAAGCTTGTAAATCTCCAGCGCCTGCTCCAGGGTGCGGATATCGGTCAAAGCGGCCTGCCGGCGCGCATCGTCGGTGACCCCGCCCAGGTTCAGCACTACCACCGAACTCAGGATTCCGATGATCACCACCACAACCAGAATTTCAATCAGGGTGAAGCCCCGGTTTTTACGTTGTTGCATAACAGCCCAGGTCGATCGTTTGGAGGCCTCAACCATACTTGAGAAGGACACCCCGCGACAATGAGACGTCAGCGGCTTTTCCTGGCCGATGCCCCCGCCAACGGCGGCTGGACGCTGCCAGAAAAGCGGGCACACTACCTGCGCCGCGTGCTGCGCCTGAAGCCCGGCTACCAGGTGACGGTTTTTAACGGGCGAGGACAGCAGTGGCAGGCGGCGCTGGCCGACGCGACGGGCCAGCGCCTCGAGCTGCTGGAGGACCTCGGCCTGACCCCGGAGCAGGGGCTGGGGACGCTGCTGATTCAGTGCGTCGGCCGCGGGGAGCGGATGGATTATGCGCTGCAGAAAGCGACGGAGCTGGGGGTCCGTGAGGTCATGCCCGTCAGCTCCGAGCGGACCGAGGTGCGGCTGTCCGGTGATCGCGCCCAGCGACGCCTGGAACACTGGCAGGCGGTGGTGGTCCAGGCCTGCGAACAGTGCGGCCGCAGCTGGGTGCCGCAGGTCCAAGCCTTAAGCGCGCTGGACGAGGCGCTCTCCCAGATTGACGCTAGCTACGATGTTCGCCTGGCGCTGACGCCGGATGGGGACCCGCTGAGCCGTGGTCAGTCAACACCGAACGGTCTGGCGGTGCTGATTGGGCCGGAAGGTGGACTGAGCGACGCGGAGCTGAGAGCGGCGCAGCGTCAGGGGTTCGCCGCAACCGCCTTGGGCCCGCGCGTTCTGCGCACCGAAACCGCCGGCCCGGCGATGCTGGCAGCGGCCCAGGCGCTGTGGGGGGATTTTGCGGCCTAGTGGCCTAGTGGGCTAGTGGGCCGCTTGAAAAGAAAGGTAAGTTCAGCGAGCGTGTCGGGCGTCAGGCCAAGGCCCAAGGTCAAGGCGATGGGTCGGGGTCATAGCCGTAGCTATGGCCGCGGCGGATCAACGCCGGCATGGCGCCTGACACGCTCGCCCTGCGGGTCGCCACCTGGGCCCGCCTGGCGGCGTTGCGAGCCTTGCCAAGGGCTGCGGCCATTGGCGGCGGCTCGCGCCTTGCCAGCCAGGCCCAGCTGGCGACTGAAGTCACCTTTCTCTTCAAGCAGCCCACTTGCGCTACTGCATGGAGTCCGGGAGCCGGACGGCCAGGACTTCTCCCCGCACACACTCGGTCTCGCCAACGTTCACGGTCACGTTGACCCGCACCTTTCGTTCACCGATCTCCAGCGGACGCGCCCGCAGCTCCAGCTCCGGCCCGAGCGGGGTTGGCTTCAGGTAGTTGACGGTTAAGGATCCGGTGACAAAACGCGGCATCTCCTGTCCATGGTCATCGCTTCCAAGAGACGCCGCGGCGGCCGTGCCAACCCCGTGGCAGTCAATCAGGGACGCGAGCAGGCCACCGTACACAAAACCGGGGACCGCCATGTGCTCGGGGCGAGGGGTGAAGCGTGCGACCCACTCGTCACCTTCAGGAATGCTGCGGACCTTGAGCCCGGATTTGTTGTTCCGGCCGCAGCCGTAGCAGTAGCTGACCGATTCCGGATAGCGGTCCTGAACCGCCTCGGGCGTGGTCACAAAATTCCCGCCAACCGCTCTTCGATCCCGTCCAGATCCGGGACAAACGCTGCCTCGTCGTTCACGCTTACGACGTGGCTGACACCCTCCGGCAGGTCTTCCTGATTGCCCTCGAGCAGCAGATTTTCCTCCGTGATGGTGGTCAGCCGGGGAAAACCCTGCGCCAG contains:
- the gspK gene encoding type II secretion system minor pseudopilin GspK, which codes for MTGQRGVALVTALLIVSLASIIAVSMAQRMQLDIRRTGNLLAVERGYQYARGLELWAIEALRLDAQESAGRDSYVEPWASELPVITLDEGRLTGRMTDLDGRFNLNNLVLDGVRQSARIAQFERLLTALALDPAIARRCVDWIDADSTNERDGAEDDSYGRRQPPYRAANAPFVDLSELRLIDGVTPPVFDALEPHVSVLPAASQVTPINVNTATVPVLMSIDALITRPVAESLFQNGRANFESINAFLNHPEVRPFQQTLITYFQQQLLSLDSQHFLARGLIEIDGRTRRFQSLIVQLGNRFTVRWRAPERYSRGYAVAAQQSG
- the gspJ gene encoding type II secretion system minor pseudopilin GspJ, coding for MRTFAPRPASDGFTLLELVVALAVFATLSVMAYGGLGGSLRAGEALEESAQQRADLQRAIRLIEQDFRYPVARPVRDQYGDPVPSLLGTRRAIALTRAGWANPAAAPRSSLQRVEYRWQRGTLTRLQWASLDRSAATPVNERELLDGLERLSITYHRNGRWLDVWPPANGGPAPALPDALRVELEHPQFGAITRVFALDTVAGVRR
- the gspI gene encoding type II secretion system minor pseudopilin GspI; translation: MPASQRGFTLLEVLVALVVVSVGLAAISRLGVQHAQSAMALDELTLAGWVASNTIELARLEPTGLNVGRRQGQTTMGRQRWYWEMNVAQTEVDSILRLDVAVFADSRRQQQVVSLSGFMPQAVAGPAPSAVGAVAGP
- a CDS encoding prepilin-type N-terminal cleavage/methylation domain-containing protein, giving the protein MIFRPRKQAGFTLLEVLVVAIIMAVLAGVMLLSSSLAGPAAKAADARRLLIHLVNQHCEESVLLGREGGVRLVEEGYEFYWWDGEAWVPREDKLFQPQALKPPLTLEVSLPQARSELADVPEVVCDSAGEISEFSAAVVADAVRMLVTIDDRGRLVPDDAG
- the gspG gene encoding type II secretion system major pseudopilin GspG, whose product is MQQRKNRGFTLIEILVVVVIIGILSSVVVLNLGGVTDDARRQAALTDIRTLEQALEIYKLNNTFYPSTQQGLQALVSAPGGYPEPRNYKQGGYLKRLPKDPWGNDYGYANPGSRSEVDIYSLGADGQPGGEGLAADIGNWQQ
- a CDS encoding 16S rRNA (uracil(1498)-N(3))-methyltransferase → MRRQRLFLADAPANGGWTLPEKRAHYLRRVLRLKPGYQVTVFNGRGQQWQAALADATGQRLELLEDLGLTPEQGLGTLLIQCVGRGERMDYALQKATELGVREVMPVSSERTEVRLSGDRAQRRLEHWQAVVVQACEQCGRSWVPQVQALSALDEALSQIDASYDVRLALTPDGDPLSRGQSTPNGLAVLIGPEGGLSDAELRAAQRQGFAATALGPRVLRTETAGPAMLAAAQALWGDFAA
- a CDS encoding PaaI family thioesterase — translated: MTTPEAVQDRYPESVSYCYGCGRNNKSGLKVRSIPEGDEWVARFTPRPEHMAVPGFVYGGLLASLIDCHGVGTAAAASLGSDDHGQEMPRFVTGSLTVNYLKPTPLGPELELRARPLEIGERKVRVNVTVNVGETECVRGEVLAVRLPDSMQ